TTATCAATATCTTCTTCCCTGAAAAGGGAATTGAAATACATGTCACTGAGCAGGTCTACCGCTACATCGATATGCTCGTCCAGAACCTTGGCATAATAACAGGTATATTCCTTGGAGGTAAAGGCATTAAGCTGCCCACCTACTGCATCAAGGGCCTCTGCAATACCCTTGGCTGTTCTCTTGGCAGTTCCTTTAAACATCATATGTTCAATAAAGTGTGCAATACCGTTATTACTTTCATTTTCATCCCTGGAACCCGCGCCCACCCAAAGGCCCATAGAAACTGACCTGACATAAGGTACTTCTTCAGTTACTATTCTTACTCCATTTGCTAATGTCTCTTTTTTATACACTTATAATGTCCTCCCCCTAAACGACGATGTCAAACGCATATACCTGTTTAAAATTCGAGACATTTATCAAAAATCCTCCACAATAATCGGAAAATCGAGTTAGAATATTGACCCATTATGTCAGCGATGACTTTAACCACCTGGTTAAGCTATGCCAGGGCTTTTGTTTCTTCACTTCACATCCGGCTATAAGTTTAACTTTTCCCGTGTAACAGTCATTAATATAATAACTTACAAAACCGATAACCTCCCCCTTTTTCAGGGGAGCGGAGGGGTAAGCCCTAATTTCAGGCTTTATTTCCAGGGCTCCGGAGTCATCGGATGGTATAAGTATACCCAGGTCAGCTTCATACAGTACCGGAACATCTTCTGCAGCACCGTTTTGAACCTGCAGCATCCTGTACTGTTCCCCAGCTACTGCCACCTGGGAATATTCATACTGATTGAATCCATACTCAAAAAGCCTGATACAATCTCCCCACCTGTCCCCGCTGTGCAGCACCACAGCTATCAGCCTCCGGTTATCCTTGCTTGCTGAAGCAATCAGGCACTTCCCGGCAGCATCTGTGGTCCCTGTCTTGACACCATCTGCCCATAAATAGCTCCAGAGGAGTTTATTGGTATTATGCAGTCTCCGGTCCCACTCCTGGCCAGGCCAATCGATAACTTTATCCCTGGTTTCGACAATCTCGGAAAACTTCTCATTTCCCAGGGCATGCCGCGCAATCAGAGCAAGGTCATAAGCACACGTATAGTGTTCCTCATCCGGCAGACC
This DNA window, taken from Phosphitispora fastidiosa, encodes the following:
- a CDS encoding D-alanyl-D-alanine carboxypeptidase family protein, yielding MANPQKIIIMILVVILFFGIAPAAPAAEFTGISADAAILMDAGTGQVLFAKEPFKKRPPASTTKVLTALTAIETGSLKDMVEVSEKAAGTEGSSIYLSAGETLTLSDLLYGALMRSGNDACVAIAEYVAGSVERFAQLLNIRALAMGTLNTHFTNPHGLPDEEHYTCAYDLALIARHALGNEKFSEIVETRDKVIDWPGQEWDRRLHNTNKLLWSYLWADGVKTGTTDAAGKCLIASASKDNRRLIAVVLHSGDRWGDCIRLFEYGFNQYEYSQVAVAGEQYRMLQVQNGAAEDVPVLYEADLGILIPSDDSGALEIKPEIRAYPSAPLKKGEVIGFVSYYINDCYTGKVKLIAGCEVKKQKPWHSLTRWLKSSLT